Proteins from one Neodiprion fabricii isolate iyNeoFabr1 chromosome 5, iyNeoFabr1.1, whole genome shotgun sequence genomic window:
- the LOC124183433 gene encoding uncharacterized protein LOC124183433, translated as MYTVGLHSALAIKRQRKRRDEQRRARERRYSAQSGESGLTSPRASTGSLDHHPRHHHAAQVHRAAGEGVLDSKVVTSVGMLHIGVVFLVLGAFLLASGLLPGDMASWSSKSSGGWWNELVATGIFASVMGIFLIVLNKVIAKKEEDDLEEYVQRQLTRSRSGHRLERDVETGGLTTRHARRAKQLKAVVSSGTLSVDETEPNVDGSPPRSPPPAYSPPPASAADPQPQPAHLLEQITEEDGNNDRIETSTTPSLSPGSPCDTRELIHPDATFCNLNGNHPQAHRPLYVHVSRI; from the coding sequence ATGTACACGGTGGGCTTGCACTCGGCGCTGGCGATCAAGCGTCAGCGCAAGCGTCGGGACGAGCAGCGTCGCGCCCGCGAGCGCCGTTACAGCGCCCAGAGCGGCGAGAGCGGTTTGACGTCACCGAGAGCATCGACCGGCTCGCTGGACCACCACCCCCGTCACCACCACGCGGCCCAGGTTCACCGAGCCGCGGGGGAGGGGGTGCTCGACTCGAAGGTGGTGACGTCCGTGGGCATGCTCCACATCGGTGTCGTCTTCCTGGTCCTCGGGGCCTTCCTCTTGGCCAGCGGCCTACTGCCGGGCGACATGGCCAGCTGGAGTTCGAAATCGAGCGGCGGTTGGTGGAACGAGCTAGTGGCGACGGGGATATTCGCCTCGGTGATGGGCATCTTCCTGATCGTATTGAACAAGGTGATAgcgaagaaggaggaggacgacCTGGAGGAGTACGTCCAGCGACAGCTGACAAGGTCGAGGTCCGGACACCGTTTGGAACGCGACGTCGAGACCGGCGGCCTCACCACTCGACACGCGAGGCGCGCCAAGCAGCTCAAGGCCGTCGTCTCCTCCGGCACCCTCTCCGTCGACGAGACGGAGCCCAACGTCGACGGATCGCCTCCGCGAAGCCCACCGCCCGCGTACTCGCCGCCACCGGCATCCGCGGCCGATCCTCAACCGCAACCGGCGCATCTTCTCGAGCAGATAACCGAGGAGGACGGGAACAACGACAGGATCGAGACGTCGACGACCCCCAGCCTCAGTCCGGGCTCGCCGTGCGATACCAGAGAGCTTATACACCCCGACGCTACGTTCTGCAACCTCAACGGAAACCATCCTCAGGCTCACAGGCCGCTTTACGTTCACGTCTCGAGGATCTGA